Proteins from one Embleya scabrispora genomic window:
- a CDS encoding 1,2-dihydroxy-3-keto-5-methylthiopentene dioxygenase, which translates to MSLLTVWPENDAAEVIVRTSEPGEIARALEPIGVRFERWTADVALPDGATQDQVIAAYRTEVDRISAAEGYILVDVIRLQPSDDPEWPAKAAGARAKFLTEHTHEDDEVRFFVEGAGIFYLHIAGRVHAVLCEAGDLLSVPKGITHWFDMGVEPSVAAIRFFHDEDGWVGDFTGDPIASRFPDFDEIWAGYAA; encoded by the coding sequence ATGTCCTTGTTGACCGTGTGGCCTGAGAACGATGCCGCCGAGGTGATTGTGCGGACTTCGGAGCCGGGGGAGATTGCTCGGGCGCTGGAGCCGATCGGGGTTCGGTTCGAGCGGTGGACGGCCGATGTGGCGTTGCCCGACGGGGCTACGCAGGATCAGGTGATCGCGGCCTACCGGACCGAGGTGGATCGGATCAGCGCGGCCGAGGGGTACATCCTCGTGGACGTGATTCGGCTGCAGCCGTCCGACGATCCGGAGTGGCCGGCCAAGGCCGCCGGGGCGCGGGCGAAGTTTTTGACCGAGCACACGCATGAGGATGACGAGGTGCGCTTCTTCGTCGAAGGGGCCGGCATCTTCTACCTGCACATCGCCGGTCGGGTGCACGCGGTGTTGTGCGAGGCGGGCGATCTGCTCTCGGTGCCCAAGGGCATCACGCACTGGTTCGACATGGGCGTGGAGCCGTCGGTCGCCGCGATCCGGTTCTTCCACGACGAGGACGGCTGGGTCGGCGACTTCACCGGTGACCCGATCGCCTCGCGCTTCCCGGACTTCGACGAGATCTGGGCCGGGTACGCCGCGTGA
- the mtnC gene encoding acireductone synthase, with product MSSGTNPIDAPLTVVVDIEGTTSATGFITEQLYPYSRAHFGRWLDEHGDDPDVVRAVEAVRELIGEPDADDRRIVEALNGWLDRDEKVTPLKALQGMIWAEGFASGELTSHFYPDAIPALRAWHAAGHRLYIFSSGSVAAQRAWFGSSPEGSLLPLFSGHFDTENAGPKRVADSYRAIAARIGELPERLVFLSDVVDELDAAREAGWWTIGVRRPDADEPYYDRGVGDHPETATFARLDLDGDRPILREP from the coding sequence GTGAGCTCAGGCACGAACCCGATCGACGCCCCGCTGACGGTGGTCGTCGACATCGAGGGCACCACCAGCGCCACCGGCTTCATCACCGAGCAGTTGTATCCGTACTCCCGGGCGCACTTCGGCCGTTGGCTGGACGAGCACGGCGACGACCCCGACGTGGTGCGCGCCGTCGAGGCCGTGCGTGAGCTGATCGGCGAACCGGACGCGGACGACCGGCGGATCGTCGAGGCCTTGAACGGCTGGCTCGACCGGGACGAGAAGGTCACTCCGCTCAAGGCGCTCCAGGGCATGATCTGGGCCGAGGGCTTCGCGTCCGGCGAACTCACCTCGCACTTCTACCCGGACGCCATCCCGGCGCTGCGCGCGTGGCACGCGGCCGGGCATCGGCTGTACATCTTCTCCTCGGGCTCGGTGGCCGCGCAGCGCGCGTGGTTCGGCAGTTCGCCCGAGGGGTCGCTGCTGCCGCTGTTCTCGGGGCACTTCGACACGGAGAACGCCGGCCCCAAGCGGGTCGCCGACTCGTACCGCGCGATCGCGGCGCGGATCGGCGAGCTGCCGGAGCGCCTGGTCTTCCTGTCCGACGTGGTCGACGAGTTGGACGCGGCGCGCGAGGCCGGGTGGTGGACCATCGGCGTGCGCCGGCCGGATGCCGACGAGCCGTACTACGACCGGGGCGTGGGCGATCACCCGGAGACGGCCACCTTCGCCCGGTTGGATCTCGACGGCGATCGGCCGATCCTGCGCGAGCCCTGA
- a CDS encoding ferredoxin reductase, with the protein MTESTPAGLAHLPPIPAFAAPGRAAPSLRGSVDWQHATVVEVRRETPNAVTVRLALPVWNAHVAGQHYMLRLTAADGYTAQRHYSVASAPDDEGHIEFTVDRMPGGEVSGFVHDVARPGDALEVRGPLGGFFAWPGDRPVLLVAGGSGLVPLMAMVRHRRRRALTVPLRLVACARTPQDLLYAAELAPRPGEEHTVLYSRAAPPGYPHPVGRLAPDTLAPHAAAAVADERYEVFVCGSTGFAEHAGRLLTAAGVPTTRIRVERFG; encoded by the coding sequence GTGACTGAGTCGACCCCGGCGGGCCTGGCGCACCTCCCGCCGATCCCCGCCTTCGCCGCGCCCGGCCGGGCCGCGCCGAGCCTGCGCGGCAGCGTGGACTGGCAGCACGCGACCGTGGTCGAGGTACGGCGCGAGACGCCCAACGCGGTGACCGTGCGTCTGGCGCTGCCGGTCTGGAACGCGCATGTGGCGGGCCAGCACTACATGTTGCGGTTGACCGCCGCCGACGGCTACACCGCGCAGCGGCACTACTCGGTCGCCTCCGCGCCGGACGACGAGGGGCACATCGAGTTCACCGTCGACCGCATGCCGGGCGGCGAGGTGTCCGGCTTCGTGCACGACGTGGCCCGGCCCGGCGACGCGTTGGAAGTACGCGGCCCACTGGGCGGGTTCTTCGCCTGGCCGGGCGATCGGCCGGTGCTCCTCGTGGCGGGCGGGTCGGGCCTGGTCCCGCTGATGGCGATGGTGCGCCACCGGCGCCGCCGCGCGCTGACCGTGCCGCTGCGCCTGGTCGCGTGCGCCCGCACTCCGCAGGACCTGTTGTACGCGGCGGAGTTGGCCCCGCGGCCGGGCGAGGAGCACACCGTCCTGTACAGCCGCGCGGCGCCGCCCGGGTATCCGCATCCGGTGGGCCGGCTCGCCCCGGACACGCTCGCCCCGCACGCGGCGGCGGCCGTCGCGGACGAGCGCTACGAGGTCTTCGTCTGCGGCTCGACCGGATTCGCCGAACACGCGGGTCGACTGCTCACCGCGGCGGGCGTACCGACCACCCGGATCCGGGTGGAGCGCTTCGGCTGA
- a CDS encoding sulfite oxidase-like oxidoreductase, protein MSSTTRGFVGRHTAAERDPRLPPGQYDARHDFPVLSAEVTPELAPADWSFRIDGLVERPRSWSWDQARALPRERYDGPIHCVTSWSKLSTDFAGVSLDVFLAEAGPRAGATHAVAFSHTGYTTNLALADLTGGRAWIAFDFEGEPLTPAHGGPARLLVPHLYFWKSVKWIAGLRLLDHDEPGFWEVNGYHHRGDPWAEERYSGD, encoded by the coding sequence ATGAGTTCCACCACGCGTGGCTTCGTCGGCCGGCACACCGCCGCCGAGCGCGATCCGCGACTGCCTCCGGGGCAGTACGACGCGCGCCACGACTTCCCTGTGCTCTCCGCCGAGGTCACTCCGGAACTGGCCCCGGCCGACTGGTCGTTCCGGATCGACGGGCTGGTCGAGCGGCCGCGCTCGTGGAGTTGGGACCAGGCCCGCGCGCTGCCCCGGGAGAGGTACGACGGCCCGATCCACTGCGTCACGTCCTGGTCGAAGCTGAGCACCGACTTCGCCGGCGTGTCGCTGGACGTGTTCCTGGCCGAGGCCGGACCGCGCGCCGGCGCCACCCACGCGGTGGCCTTCTCGCACACCGGCTACACCACCAACCTCGCCCTCGCCGACCTGACCGGCGGCCGGGCCTGGATCGCCTTCGACTTCGAGGGCGAGCCGCTGACCCCGGCACACGGCGGCCCGGCGCGGCTGCTGGTGCCGCACCTGTACTTCTGGAAGAGCGTCAAGTGGATCGCGGGCCTGCGCCTGCTGGACCACGACGAGCCGGGCTTTTGGGAGGTCAACGGCTACCACCATCGCGGCGACCCGTGGGCAGAGGAGCGGTACTCCGGTGACTGA
- a CDS encoding amidohydrolase family protein, which translates to MIDLLVTGGAVLTADAADTYVADGAVAIADRRIVAVGPAAELGARFPGAPTLDARGCLVVPGLVNAHSHAAMTLFRGTADDVDLQVFLDRLVAAESAVLSAEVVRAAVRLALAESIRAGVTTAMDMYWFPEAGLEAAADAGFRLVTGPTFMDVPGPPDGLDFAARLRLAPELLARTAIRCVTPHSTYTLDPDRLLAVAELAREHGALLHIHAAENAAEAETVRRRHGRRPVELLHHLGLLGPGTLLAHAVHLTDEEIGLIADSGAGVAHCPVSNLKLASGVARLPELLAAGVPVGLGTDGAVSANALDLFGPIRAAATLHRVGSGAPDPTLVGARTAVRMATVDGARAIGIGALTGSIEVGKAADLVVLDLNRPHLTPRHDPWSMLAYAAGAADVRDTVIDGRVVLRDRRLLTIDEGAAIEEVEALAGTLRGRVAGPGAGPTTRREKTT; encoded by the coding sequence GTGATCGATCTGCTCGTCACCGGCGGCGCGGTGCTCACCGCCGACGCCGCCGATACGTACGTGGCCGACGGCGCGGTGGCGATCGCCGACCGGCGGATCGTCGCGGTGGGGCCGGCGGCCGAGTTGGGGGCGCGCTTCCCGGGTGCGCCGACCCTGGACGCGCGGGGGTGCCTGGTGGTGCCGGGGCTGGTCAACGCGCACTCCCATGCGGCGATGACGCTGTTTCGGGGTACGGCCGACGACGTCGATCTCCAGGTGTTCCTGGACCGGTTGGTCGCCGCGGAGAGCGCGGTGTTGTCCGCCGAGGTGGTGCGCGCCGCGGTGCGGTTGGCGCTGGCCGAGTCGATCCGGGCGGGCGTGACCACGGCGATGGACATGTACTGGTTCCCCGAGGCGGGCCTGGAGGCCGCCGCCGACGCGGGCTTTCGGCTGGTGACGGGGCCGACGTTCATGGATGTGCCCGGGCCGCCCGACGGGCTCGACTTCGCGGCCCGACTGCGGCTCGCGCCGGAGTTGCTGGCCCGAACGGCGATCCGCTGCGTGACGCCGCACAGCACGTACACGCTGGACCCGGACCGGCTCCTGGCGGTGGCCGAACTGGCCCGCGAACACGGGGCGTTGCTGCACATCCACGCGGCGGAGAACGCGGCCGAGGCGGAGACCGTTCGGCGCAGGCACGGCCGCCGGCCGGTGGAACTCCTGCACCATCTGGGGCTGCTGGGCCCCGGCACGCTGCTCGCGCACGCGGTGCACCTCACCGACGAGGAGATCGGATTGATCGCCGACTCCGGCGCGGGCGTCGCGCACTGCCCGGTGTCCAACCTCAAACTGGCCTCCGGGGTGGCCCGCCTGCCCGAACTGCTGGCGGCCGGGGTGCCGGTGGGGTTGGGTACGGACGGCGCGGTCAGCGCCAACGCGCTCGACCTGTTCGGCCCGATCCGTGCGGCGGCGACGCTGCACCGGGTCGGTTCCGGGGCGCCCGACCCGACCCTGGTCGGCGCGCGCACGGCGGTACGGATGGCCACCGTCGACGGCGCGCGGGCGATCGGGATCGGCGCGCTGACCGGGTCGATCGAGGTGGGCAAGGCGGCCGACCTGGTGGTGCTCGACCTGAACCGGCCGCACCTGACGCCCCGGCACGACCCGTGGTCGATGCTGGCCTACGCGGCCGGGGCCGCCGACGTGCGGGACACGGTGATCGACGGCCGCGTCGTGCTGCGCGACCGGCGGTTGCTTACGATCGACGAGGGCGCGGCGATCGAGGAGGTCGAGGCGCTCGCGGGGACATTGCGGGGACGGGTCGCCGGCCCCGGTGCCGGTCCGACGACGCGAAGGGAGAAGACGACATGA
- a CDS encoding nucleoside phosphorylase: MTTTTRPAVLPITRIPSSGLPAHALVVGDPARAALVAERLDDARRIGANREYVSYAGTWRGLPVVVSSHGVGGPGAVCLFGELAEAGVRTFVRLGTAGAMARGVHDGDLVIATGAVRDDGVTQQLVPAEFPASATPEVVLALQGAARAHGAPHHRGTVWTRAAFMPGVLELPMKPYQAAGVLAIEMELSALLVWAALGGHRAGGVLVVDGIAADDLVDESGASTYDPHRTVVAEGVERGVVVALDALYRLAEDEAADGA, translated from the coding sequence ATGACCACCACCACCCGCCCCGCCGTGTTGCCGATCACCCGGATCCCCAGCAGCGGGCTGCCCGCGCACGCGCTGGTCGTCGGCGACCCGGCGCGTGCCGCGCTGGTCGCCGAACGCCTGGACGACGCACGGCGGATCGGCGCCAACCGGGAGTACGTCAGCTACGCGGGCACCTGGCGCGGGCTGCCCGTGGTGGTGTCCTCGCACGGCGTGGGCGGCCCCGGCGCGGTGTGCCTGTTCGGCGAGTTGGCCGAGGCGGGGGTACGCACCTTCGTCCGGCTCGGCACCGCGGGTGCGATGGCGCGCGGGGTGCACGACGGGGACCTGGTGATAGCCACCGGCGCGGTGCGCGACGACGGGGTCACCCAGCAGTTGGTGCCCGCCGAGTTCCCGGCGTCCGCCACGCCGGAGGTGGTGCTCGCGCTCCAGGGCGCGGCCCGCGCGCACGGCGCGCCACATCACCGGGGCACGGTGTGGACCCGTGCGGCGTTCATGCCGGGTGTGTTGGAACTGCCGATGAAGCCGTATCAGGCGGCGGGTGTGCTGGCGATCGAGATGGAGTTGTCGGCGCTGTTGGTCTGGGCCGCGTTGGGTGGGCATCGGGCCGGCGGGGTGTTGGTCGTGGACGGCATCGCGGCCGACGACCTGGTCGACGAGTCGGGCGCGTCGACCTACGACCCGCACCGCACGGTGGTCGCCGAGGGCGTCGAGCGGGGCGTGGTGGTGGCGTTGGACGCGCTGTACCGGCTGGCCGAGGACGAGGCGGCGGACGGCGCGTGA
- a CDS encoding ABC transporter permease, producing the protein MSFDAELIFSALRALTPILFAALGGALCERAGVFNVSLEGTMLIGCFAAVTGSWFGGSVWIGVISAVVAAMVFSLLLAIGAVTLGADAVVLCIALNLLAVGLTGFLLRTVFGKQGTFGDPDLEGLRPVDIPGLESVPFVGPALSGHSPLVYLSWVAVVVIAVLLSRHPWGVRLRGVGEAPEAAQSLGVSVARYRYAAILTSGALCGLAGAQLALGNVTLFSENMTAGRGWIAVVAVMLGRALPVGVLLAGILFGLVEAIGFRLQGEGMPQQAADAAPYVMTLVALFLATRSRGRRGGAPPGRLTGRIPRPRRIARTTTESPS; encoded by the coding sequence ATGTCCTTCGACGCCGAACTGATCTTCTCCGCCCTGCGCGCCCTCACCCCGATCCTGTTCGCCGCCCTCGGCGGCGCGCTGTGCGAACGCGCGGGCGTGTTCAACGTGTCCCTCGAAGGGACCATGCTGATCGGCTGCTTCGCCGCCGTCACCGGCAGCTGGTTCGGCGGCAGCGTGTGGATCGGGGTGATCTCCGCGGTCGTGGCCGCGATGGTCTTCTCGCTGCTGCTCGCCATCGGCGCGGTCACCCTCGGCGCCGACGCGGTGGTGCTGTGCATCGCGCTGAACCTGCTCGCGGTCGGCCTGACCGGCTTCCTCCTGCGGACCGTCTTCGGCAAGCAGGGCACCTTCGGCGACCCGGACCTGGAGGGCCTGCGACCGGTGGACATCCCCGGCCTGGAGTCGGTGCCCTTCGTCGGCCCGGCGCTGTCCGGCCACTCGCCGCTGGTGTACCTGTCCTGGGTCGCGGTCGTGGTGATCGCCGTCCTGCTGTCCCGGCACCCGTGGGGTGTACGGCTGCGCGGCGTCGGCGAGGCCCCCGAGGCGGCCCAGTCGCTCGGGGTCAGCGTGGCCCGCTACCGCTATGCCGCGATCCTGACCTCGGGCGCGCTGTGCGGGCTCGCGGGCGCGCAGCTCGCGTTGGGCAACGTGACCCTGTTCTCGGAGAACATGACCGCCGGGCGCGGCTGGATCGCCGTGGTCGCGGTGATGCTGGGCCGGGCGCTGCCGGTCGGGGTATTGCTCGCCGGCATCCTGTTCGGGCTGGTCGAGGCGATCGGCTTCCGGCTCCAGGGCGAGGGCATGCCCCAGCAGGCCGCCGACGCCGCGCCCTATGTGATGACCCTGGTCGCGCTGTTCCTGGCCACCCGTTCGCGCGGCCGACGCGGCGGCGCGCCGCCGGGCCGGCTCACCGGCCGCATCCCCCGTCCACGCCGCATCGCGCGCACCACCACGGAGTCGCCCTCATGA
- a CDS encoding ABC transporter permease: MTAIKAGTAIEHAPGPARYAALRLRGAVLSPVTASIVAALLLGAIILAGTGADPLTAYRAVFTGAFGSEGIGDTLGESIPIVGLALALAIPLRAGLVNLGGDGQLVLGGLAAVSVGLYSPFPSAVTVVLALLAGMLAGGVWAALAAVLETRCGVPLLVSSLLLSYPAMSFVSYMVRFPLLQKGSGIPQTDRLPEGVKLPEFAAGSGAGTGVSVGIVLIGLAALIYFVVDHRTAAGYEVRMTGLGARFAGYAGVDRARLTLRLMFASGSLAGLVGAIAVLGFPYRLVDGSLTTPGYTWTGLLAALLAAASPLGTVAAGFFFSALTIGGFGMEQETAVPQQLTSVLQAVVIIFLAVRGGVFRKGGWLRRLGRGADPGPPATVSPPDPDPNVPAPARGDGGK, encoded by the coding sequence ATGACTGCCATCAAGGCCGGTACGGCCATCGAGCACGCCCCCGGACCGGCCCGGTACGCCGCCCTGCGCCTGCGCGGCGCGGTGCTCTCCCCGGTCACCGCGTCCATCGTGGCCGCGCTGCTGCTCGGCGCGATCATCCTGGCCGGCACCGGCGCCGACCCGCTCACCGCCTATCGCGCGGTGTTCACCGGGGCGTTCGGCTCCGAGGGCATCGGCGACACGCTCGGCGAGAGCATCCCGATCGTCGGCCTGGCCCTGGCGCTGGCCATCCCGCTGCGCGCGGGGCTGGTCAACCTCGGCGGCGACGGCCAACTCGTCCTGGGCGGCCTGGCCGCGGTATCGGTCGGCCTGTACTCGCCCTTCCCCAGCGCGGTCACCGTTGTCCTGGCCCTGCTCGCGGGCATGCTCGCGGGCGGTGTGTGGGCCGCGCTCGCCGCCGTCCTGGAGACCCGGTGCGGTGTCCCGCTCCTGGTCAGCAGCCTGCTGTTGAGCTACCCGGCGATGTCGTTCGTGTCCTACATGGTGCGCTTCCCGCTGCTCCAGAAGGGCTCGGGCATTCCGCAGACCGATCGGCTGCCCGAGGGCGTCAAGCTGCCCGAGTTCGCCGCCGGATCCGGCGCCGGCACCGGGGTCAGCGTGGGCATCGTGCTGATCGGGCTGGCCGCGCTGATCTACTTCGTGGTCGACCACCGCACCGCGGCCGGCTACGAGGTGCGGATGACGGGCCTGGGTGCGCGCTTCGCCGGCTACGCCGGGGTCGACCGCGCCCGGCTGACCCTGCGGCTGATGTTCGCCTCCGGGTCGCTGGCCGGCCTGGTCGGCGCGATCGCCGTACTCGGCTTCCCGTACCGGCTCGTCGACGGCTCGCTGACCACGCCCGGCTACACCTGGACCGGGCTGCTCGCCGCGCTGCTCGCCGCCGCCTCCCCGCTGGGCACGGTCGCGGCCGGGTTCTTCTTCAGCGCGTTGACCATCGGCGGCTTCGGCATGGAGCAGGAGACGGCCGTACCGCAGCAGTTGACCTCGGTGCTCCAGGCCGTGGTGATCATCTTCCTGGCCGTGCGCGGCGGGGTGTTCCGCAAGGGCGGGTGGTTGCGCCGACTGGGGCGAGGGGCCGATCCCGGGCCACCCGCGACGGTGTCGCCGCCGGATCCCGACCCGAATGTGCCCGCGCCCGCGCGCGGCGACGGAGGTAAGTGA
- a CDS encoding ABC transporter ATP-binding protein — protein sequence MNDQHAAAPGNVAEVEMRGIVRRFPGVLANDRVDLRVGTGEIHAVMGENGAGKSTLMSILYGLQRPDSGRILLRGAEHSFGSPVQAIAAGLGMVHQGFKLFPSLTVTENVVYGSEPTRRGLVDRAAARARVAELVETHGLRVPPDARVADLPVGVQQRVEILKLLYRDARVLILDEPTAVLTPAEADRLLEVIRGLARSGRTVLLVTHKLGEVMAVADRVTVLRDGRVTARLATAETTPAEIALAMTGRRIDLDRTHPAGTPAADVLEVRGLTVSAGRGAKPLVEDVSLTVRAGEIVGVAGVAGNGQSELVEALAGLRPAAEGRVLVAGRDVSGASVQRRRAAGLAYVPEDRATVGAARDASLADNLAMGFHRTAPLVARGGFLRRSAIREHATRVIERFGVKAASPAVTIGTLSGGNQQKAILGREITHDAPLLLVEQPTRGVDIGSIENIHARLVEYRDAGHGVLLVSAELSEILALADRVLVMYEGRVVAELPRAEADPHRIGLAMAGGTIEAATDPEPGRDPGPAPTPAHLA from the coding sequence ATGAACGATCAGCACGCCGCCGCCCCCGGGAACGTCGCCGAGGTCGAGATGCGCGGCATCGTCCGGCGCTTCCCCGGCGTGCTGGCCAACGACCGGGTCGATCTGCGGGTGGGGACCGGCGAGATCCACGCCGTCATGGGCGAGAACGGCGCGGGCAAGTCGACCCTGATGTCGATCCTGTACGGCCTGCAACGCCCGGACTCCGGCCGCATCCTGCTGCGCGGCGCCGAACACTCCTTCGGCTCGCCGGTCCAGGCGATCGCGGCCGGACTGGGCATGGTGCACCAGGGGTTCAAGCTCTTCCCCTCCCTGACCGTCACCGAGAACGTCGTCTACGGCAGCGAGCCGACCCGACGCGGCCTGGTCGACCGGGCCGCCGCCCGCGCCCGGGTCGCCGAACTGGTCGAGACGCACGGCCTGCGCGTACCGCCCGACGCGCGCGTCGCGGACCTGCCGGTCGGCGTGCAGCAGCGGGTGGAGATCCTCAAACTGCTCTACCGCGACGCGCGTGTGCTGATCCTGGACGAGCCCACCGCCGTACTCACCCCCGCCGAGGCCGATCGCCTCCTGGAGGTGATCCGCGGCCTGGCCCGCTCCGGGCGCACCGTGCTGCTCGTCACCCACAAGCTCGGCGAGGTGATGGCGGTCGCCGACCGCGTCACCGTGCTGCGCGACGGCCGGGTCACCGCCCGCCTCGCCACCGCCGAGACGACACCGGCCGAGATCGCGCTGGCCATGACGGGCCGGCGGATCGACCTGGACCGCACCCACCCGGCCGGCACCCCCGCCGCCGACGTGCTGGAGGTGCGCGGGCTCACCGTGTCGGCCGGGCGCGGCGCCAAACCGCTGGTCGAGGACGTGTCGCTGACCGTTCGCGCCGGCGAGATCGTCGGCGTGGCGGGCGTGGCGGGCAACGGGCAGAGCGAACTGGTCGAGGCCCTGGCCGGGTTGCGGCCCGCCGCCGAGGGCCGGGTGCTGGTGGCCGGCCGGGACGTGAGCGGCGCCTCGGTACAGCGGCGGCGGGCGGCCGGTCTGGCCTACGTCCCCGAGGACCGGGCCACGGTCGGCGCCGCGCGCGACGCCTCGCTCGCGGACAACCTGGCGATGGGCTTCCACCGCACCGCGCCGCTCGTCGCGCGCGGCGGCTTCCTGCGCCGGAGCGCGATCCGCGAACACGCCACGCGGGTGATCGAGCGCTTCGGGGTCAAGGCCGCCTCCCCCGCGGTGACCATCGGCACGCTGTCCGGCGGCAACCAGCAAAAGGCCATCCTGGGCCGGGAGATCACCCACGACGCGCCGCTGCTGCTGGTCGAACAGCCCACCCGGGGTGTGGACATCGGCTCGATCGAGAACATCCACGCGCGTCTGGTGGAGTATCGCGACGCCGGCCACGGCGTACTGCTCGTCTCCGCCGAGCTGAGCGAGATCCTGGCACTGGCCGACCGGGTCCTGGTCATGTACGAGGGCCGCGTCGTCGCCGAACTCCCGCGCGCCGAGGCCGATCCGCACCGGATCGGCCTGGCCATGGCGGGCGGCACGATCGAGGCGGCCACCGACCCCGAGCCGGGCCGCGATCCCGGCCCCGCACCCACTCCCGCCCACCTGGCCTGA
- a CDS encoding BMP family ABC transporter substrate-binding protein, with amino-acid sequence MYRNTFRHRLAVAGLLVGTALAATACNASADKDKGNTPAAAGTGGGAGKNVVLVTPEPIGVNDFLKLAATGAQNAAKKAGGTATVLESKDTSAIQQNVEAAVRQKPAVVVAVGFEFADVLAQQAEANPKQQFLFVDSCTTKPYPNITCATFREHEGTFLAGAEAGLLTKSGKVGAVVALDSPQIRRFSDPFGAGAKQTNPASSFTQLFVGGQKPFNDPARAGEQTASLKAKDVDQVMGAASAAGNLGVFNAAKSAGLQAFGVDVNQCSAAPGTVVDNVIKRTDVAVDKGVEQIVGGKPGGVTSYGLKEGGITLTGLESGVETSQCLIAQRPEVIKTVQGLRDQIVAGTVTVADPAAAK; translated from the coding sequence ATGTACCGCAACACCTTCCGCCACCGCCTCGCCGTGGCCGGTCTCCTCGTCGGCACCGCGCTGGCCGCCACCGCCTGCAACGCCTCCGCCGACAAGGACAAGGGCAACACCCCGGCCGCCGCCGGCACGGGCGGCGGCGCCGGCAAGAACGTGGTGCTGGTCACCCCGGAGCCGATCGGCGTCAACGACTTCCTGAAGCTGGCCGCCACCGGCGCGCAGAACGCGGCCAAGAAGGCCGGCGGCACCGCGACCGTCCTGGAGAGCAAGGACACCAGCGCGATCCAGCAGAACGTCGAGGCCGCGGTCCGGCAAAAGCCCGCCGTCGTGGTGGCGGTCGGCTTCGAGTTCGCCGACGTGCTGGCCCAGCAGGCCGAGGCCAACCCGAAGCAGCAGTTCCTGTTCGTGGACTCGTGCACCACCAAGCCGTACCCGAACATCACCTGCGCCACCTTCCGCGAGCACGAGGGCACCTTCCTCGCCGGCGCCGAGGCGGGCCTGCTGACCAAGAGCGGCAAGGTCGGCGCGGTGGTCGCGCTGGACAGCCCGCAGATCCGCCGCTTCTCCGACCCGTTCGGCGCGGGCGCCAAGCAGACCAACCCGGCAAGCTCCTTCACCCAACTGTTCGTCGGCGGCCAGAAGCCGTTCAACGACCCGGCCCGCGCCGGCGAGCAGACCGCGTCGCTCAAGGCCAAGGACGTCGACCAGGTGATGGGCGCCGCCTCCGCCGCGGGCAACCTCGGCGTGTTCAACGCGGCCAAGTCGGCCGGTCTCCAGGCGTTCGGCGTGGACGTCAACCAGTGCTCGGCGGCACCGGGCACGGTCGTGGACAACGTGATCAAGCGCACCGACGTCGCGGTGGACAAGGGCGTCGAGCAGATCGTCGGCGGCAAGCCCGGCGGCGTCACCTCCTACGGCCTCAAGGAGGGCGGCATCACCCTCACCGGCCTGGAGAGCGGCGTGGAGACCTCGCAGTGCCTGATCGCGCAGCGTCCCGAGGTGATCAAGACGGTCCAGGGTCTGCGCGACCAGATCGTGGCGGGCACCGTCACCGTGGCCGACCCGGCCGCGGCCAAGTAG